The window ACTCGGACAAGTACTCGAATGCGCGGTTTGGAGACACCGACCTGGTGGATGTCAGCGCTACCTGGAATGAAGAAACGGGCCGCGTGGCACTGTTCTTCGCGAACCGCGGGCTGGAAGAAGCGGCCGACGTCGAGGTTGCCCTGCGCGGTTTCGACGCCCGGCAGGTACTCCGCGCCGAGGTCCTGGAGATCCCCGAGGGTGGCGACCGCCTCACCATCAACACCCAGGATCAGCCGGGCCGTGTTGGCTTGACGGCTCTGGAAGGTGTGAAGGCGACCGGCTCCGAACTCCGCCTGACGCTGCCCGCCCTGTCTTGGGCCGTCGTCGAGCTTGACGTGGTGAAAGCCTAGCGCCCGCACCCAACTGAGTAACAGCAAACGTCGCTATGAGCACTCATAGCGACGTTTGCTGTTACTCAGTTGGGTTAACGCACGACGGCGGGGGCTGCTTAGATTGCGCAGCCGTCAGGGCCGCAGGCCTCGGCATCGGAAGCGCCCACCGGGATCAGGGGGTTGGCTTCCTGCCACGCCTGATTCAGGGCCTCGCTGAACAGTTCGGCGGGCTGGGCGCCCGAAATGCCGTACTTGCGGTCGATGACGAAGAACGGGACGCCGGTGACGCCAATGGCGCGGGCCTCGTTGATGTCGTGGTTGACCTCATCCGTGAACTTGTCTGACGTGAAGAGTTCCGCGACTTCATCGGCCGGCAATGCGAGGGCGGCACCGAGTTCCGCGAGGTACTCCTTATTGCCGATGTCCTTGCCGTGCTCAAAGTGATCGCTGAGCAGCTGTTCCTTGGCTGCATCCTGGCGCCCGTGGGAGGCGGCCAGGTGGATGAGGCGGTGGGCGGTGAAGCTGTTGGCCACCACAACCTTGTCGAAGTGGTAGTCCAGGCCTTCGGCCTTTGCCGTCTCCGTGACGTGGGCGAACATCTGCTTGACCTGCTCGGGAGCCATACCCTTGCGATTGCTCAGGTAGTCCAACTCCGTGCCGTCATAGTGCTCCGGGACGGAAGGGTCCAGCTGGTAGCTCTTCCATTCGATGTCCACGGAATCACGGTGCGGAAACTGTGCCAGGGCGGTCTCGAAACGGCGCTTGCCGATGTAGCACCACGGGCACGCGACGTCTGACCAGATCTCAATCTTCATGCTGTTGGCAACCCTGCGGGCCGGCAGGGCATTCCTTACACGGCTGTTATTTTCCTCACCTGGCTGGGACCTATTGCAGGGCACACAGGCCGGGCCTACTGTGGAAAAGGGTTAGGCAGTCAGCCTTTGTCTTGGGGGTTTCACAAAGGCCTTCAGCATGCGCATCGGACTCATCGTTGGGCCGTGGTTTACGGTCCCCCCTACAAAGTACGGCGGCACGGAAAGAGTGGTGGACGCCCTCACCTGCGCGTTGATGACAGCCGGACACCAAGTTCTTTTAGCTACAACATCGGACAGCACCTGTCCTGTGCCCAGGGTCCCTGGCCTCGGAGAGTCAGAACCCGGGGAACTGGGGACCAGCGAATCGGAACTGAACCACGTCATCAAGGCCTACGCCGGAATGCACCACGTGGACATCATTCACGACCACACCCTGGCGGGCCCTCTCTACGCTCATCGTCCACCCGGGATACCCGTAGTGACAACCATCCATGGGCCCCTCACAAGCCGGACCGCCGGGCTGTACCGTGACATGGCGCAGAACACCGCCATTGTGGCCATATCCCAGGACCAGTGCAGCGGAGTCCCCAACCTTCCCATCGCGGCCGTCATCCACCACGGCATTGACCTTTCCCAAGTAACGGCGGGTGAAGGAAAGGGTGGCTACGCGTGCTTCGTGGGCCGGATGTGCCCTGACAAAGGGCTCCTGGAAGCTGTGCACATTTCCCGGAAAGCCGGCATCCCGCTCCGCATTGCTGCCAAGATGCACACCCCGGCCGAGAAGGAGTTCCATGACCAGGTGGTGCAACCACTGTTAGGACCTAATGAGGACTTCCTGGGCGAACTTTCAGATCCGGAGAAATATGAGCTCATGGGAGACGCCTTGGTCCTGCTGAACCCCATCCAATGGCCCGAACCCTTTGGCCTGGTGATGATTGAGGCGCTCGCCACCGGAACACCTGTACTCTCCACGCCCATGGGGGCTGCACCGGAAATCCTGACCCACGGACTCAACGGCTTCCTCGCCCCGTCCAATGAGCTGGCCAATTACGTGGAAGCTGCG is drawn from Arthrobacter sp. 31Y and contains these coding sequences:
- a CDS encoding DsbA family oxidoreductase, producing the protein MKIEIWSDVACPWCYIGKRRFETALAQFPHRDSVDIEWKSYQLDPSVPEHYDGTELDYLSNRKGMAPEQVKQMFAHVTETAKAEGLDYHFDKVVVANSFTAHRLIHLAASHGRQDAAKEQLLSDHFEHGKDIGNKEYLAELGAALALPADEVAELFTSDKFTDEVNHDINEARAIGVTGVPFFVIDRKYGISGAQPAELFSEALNQAWQEANPLIPVGASDAEACGPDGCAI
- a CDS encoding glycosyltransferase family 4 protein produces the protein MRIGLIVGPWFTVPPTKYGGTERVVDALTCALMTAGHQVLLATTSDSTCPVPRVPGLGESEPGELGTSESELNHVIKAYAGMHHVDIIHDHTLAGPLYAHRPPGIPVVTTIHGPLTSRTAGLYRDMAQNTAIVAISQDQCSGVPNLPIAAVIHHGIDLSQVTAGEGKGGYACFVGRMCPDKGLLEAVHISRKAGIPLRIAAKMHTPAEKEFHDQVVQPLLGPNEDFLGELSDPEKYELMGDALVLLNPIQWPEPFGLVMIEALATGTPVLSTPMGAAPEILTHGLNGFLAPSNELANYVEAAAGISRAACRRTVEERFTAARMAADHLELYARIMAHVEEAVRP